One genomic segment of Agromyces intestinalis includes these proteins:
- a CDS encoding DUF3046 domain-containing protein has translation MKLSEFQFAVDQEFGAAYGAVVIGDVGLETFGGRTAREALAAGAAPRDVWAALCAAMDVPVERRHGPEHRERPGR, from the coding sequence GTGAAGCTGAGCGAGTTCCAGTTCGCCGTCGATCAGGAGTTCGGCGCCGCGTACGGCGCGGTCGTCATCGGCGACGTCGGGCTCGAGACCTTCGGCGGGCGCACCGCGCGCGAGGCGCTCGCGGCGGGCGCGGCGCCTCGCGACGTGTGGGCGGCGCTGTGCGCGGCGATGGATGTCCCGGTCGAGCGACGGCACGGACCCGAGCATCGCGAGCGCCCCGGGCGCTGA
- the hflX gene encoding GTPase HflX, whose product MNEDAHQHHDDDVERVLRSVEQRAEVTRFDASTATSIQRTDASPATSADGEQFDRDERAALRRVSGLSTELQDVTEVEYRQLRLENVVLIGVYSQGSLDEAENSLRELSALAETAGARVLDGVLQRRPHPDPSTYLGRGKVEELRHIVAALGADTVVADTELAPSQRRALEDAVKVKVIDRTAVILDIFSQHAKSREGKAQVELAQLEYLLPRLRGWGESMSRQAGGQVGGAGAGMGSRGPGETKIELDRRRIHTRMAKLRRQIAGMKPARDAKRANRKRNAVPSVAIAGYTNAGKSSLLNRITGAGVLVENALFATLDATVRRNTTADGRVYTIADTVGFVRNLPHQLVEAFRSTLEEVGDADLIVHVVDAAHPDPAGQIATVRDVIGEVGARDLPELVVFNKADLVTPEERLVLRGLEPNAVFASARTGEGVDEVLDAIGRMLPDPSVEVDLLVPYDRGEVISNLHETSRVLSIEYVGDGTRVRALVSPELAGQLDAFRVGAGALA is encoded by the coding sequence ATGAACGAAGACGCGCACCAGCACCACGACGACGACGTCGAGCGCGTGCTGCGCAGCGTCGAGCAGCGTGCCGAGGTCACTCGGTTCGACGCGTCGACCGCCACCTCGATCCAGCGAACGGATGCCTCGCCGGCCACCTCGGCCGACGGCGAGCAGTTCGACCGCGACGAGCGCGCGGCGCTTCGGCGCGTCAGCGGACTCTCTACCGAGCTGCAGGATGTCACCGAGGTCGAGTACCGGCAGCTGCGTCTCGAGAACGTCGTACTCATCGGCGTGTACTCGCAGGGCTCGCTCGACGAAGCCGAGAACTCGCTGCGCGAGCTCTCGGCGCTCGCCGAGACCGCGGGCGCGCGTGTGCTCGACGGCGTCCTCCAGCGACGGCCGCACCCCGACCCCAGCACGTACCTGGGCCGCGGCAAGGTCGAAGAGCTGCGCCACATCGTCGCTGCCCTCGGCGCCGACACCGTGGTCGCCGACACCGAGCTCGCCCCGAGCCAGCGGCGTGCCCTCGAGGACGCGGTCAAGGTGAAGGTCATCGACCGCACCGCGGTGATCCTCGACATCTTCAGCCAGCACGCCAAGAGCCGCGAGGGCAAGGCGCAGGTCGAGCTCGCGCAGCTCGAGTATCTGCTGCCGCGCCTGCGCGGCTGGGGCGAGTCGATGAGCCGTCAGGCCGGTGGCCAGGTCGGCGGCGCCGGAGCGGGCATGGGTTCGCGTGGCCCCGGTGAGACGAAGATCGAACTCGATCGTCGCCGCATCCACACCCGCATGGCCAAGCTGCGTCGGCAGATCGCCGGCATGAAGCCGGCCCGAGACGCCAAGCGTGCGAACCGCAAGCGCAATGCGGTGCCGTCGGTCGCGATCGCCGGGTACACGAACGCCGGCAAGTCGAGCCTGCTCAACCGCATCACGGGCGCGGGCGTGCTCGTCGAGAACGCCCTGTTCGCGACCCTCGACGCGACCGTGCGTCGCAACACCACCGCCGACGGCCGGGTGTACACGATCGCCGACACGGTCGGGTTCGTGCGCAACCTTCCCCACCAGCTCGTCGAGGCGTTCCGTTCGACGCTCGAGGAGGTCGGCGACGCCGATCTCATCGTGCACGTCGTCGACGCGGCGCATCCCGACCCCGCCGGGCAGATCGCGACCGTTCGTGACGTGATCGGCGAGGTCGGGGCGCGCGACCTCCCCGAGCTCGTGGTGTTCAACAAAGCCGATCTCGTCACGCCGGAAGAGCGGCTCGTGCTGCGCGGGCTCGAGCCGAACGCCGTGTTCGCGTCGGCTCGCACCGGCGAGGGCGTCGACGAGGTGCTCGACGCGATCGGGCGCATGCTGCCCGACCCGTCGGTCGAGGTCGATCTGCTGGTGCCGTACGATCGCGGCGAGGTGATCTCGAACCTGCATGAGACGTCCCGTGTCCTGTCGATCGAGTACGTCGGCGATGGCACACGCGTGCGTGC
- a CDS encoding helix-turn-helix domain-containing protein, with protein MVLVRQEIGDVLRDFRLQKGRTLRQVASKASVALGYLSEVERGQKEASSEILASVAEALDTPISVIMHEVGDRIAVLEGLTQVPDSLPEELVAEFDADMMVR; from the coding sequence ATGGTTCTGGTTCGACAGGAGATCGGCGATGTGCTGCGGGACTTCCGGTTGCAGAAGGGCCGCACCCTCCGCCAGGTGGCGAGCAAGGCCAGTGTCGCGCTCGGCTACCTGAGCGAGGTCGAGCGGGGTCAGAAAGAGGCCTCGAGCGAGATCCTCGCCTCGGTCGCCGAGGCGCTCGACACGCCCATCTCGGTGATCATGCACGAGGTGGGCGACCGCATCGCGGTGCTCGAGGGCCTCACTCAGGTTCCCGACAGCCTCCCCGAGGAGCTCGTCGCGGAATTCGACGCGGACATGATGGTTCGCTGA
- the pgsA gene encoding CDP-diacylglycerol--glycerol-3-phosphate 3-phosphatidyltransferase produces the protein MTTPADGAARSSNWNLPNAITIVRILLAPVFFWLLLADAGEGSGLRWAATALFVIAISTDWVDGYLARSRGLVTDLGKILDPIADKLLTSGALVCLSILGEVPWWVTGLIIVREVGITVWRLVELGRGTVVPASSGGKLKTVAQAVAISFALAPFPALLGDWFAWVNVVLMAIALVLTVWSGLLYVRDAVRLARAEREDA, from the coding sequence ATGACGACCCCCGCCGACGGTGCCGCGCGCTCGTCGAACTGGAACCTCCCGAACGCGATCACGATCGTGCGGATCCTGCTCGCGCCGGTGTTCTTCTGGCTGCTGCTCGCCGACGCGGGCGAGGGCAGCGGCCTGCGTTGGGCGGCCACCGCGCTGTTCGTGATCGCGATCTCGACCGACTGGGTCGACGGATACCTGGCGCGCAGCCGAGGCCTGGTCACCGACCTCGGCAAGATCCTCGACCCGATCGCCGACAAGCTGTTGACCAGCGGTGCGCTCGTCTGCCTCTCGATTCTCGGCGAGGTGCCGTGGTGGGTCACCGGCCTCATCATCGTGCGTGAGGTCGGCATCACGGTCTGGCGGTTGGTCGAGCTCGGCCGCGGCACCGTCGTGCCGGCGTCCTCGGGCGGCAAGCTGAAGACGGTCGCCCAAGCGGTCGCGATCTCGTTCGCGCTCGCGCCGTTCCCGGCCCTGCTCGGCGACTGGTTCGCCTGGGTCAACGTGGTGCTCATGGCGATCGCGCTCGTGCTCACCGTCTGGTCGGGGCTGCTGTACGTGCGCGACGCGGTGCGACTCGCCCGCGCCGAGCGCGAGGACGCGTGA
- the recA gene encoding recombinase RecA, with amino-acid sequence MPSPVDREKALEAALAQIDRQFGKGSVMRLGSEERAPVEVIPTGSVALDVALGVGGLPRGRIIEIYGPESSGKTTLTLHAIANAQRAGGIAAFVDAEHALDPEYAKKLGVDIDALLVSQPDTGEQALEIADMLVRSGSIDLIVIDSVAALVPRAEIEGEMGDSHVGLQARLMSQALRKLTGGLNQTNTTMIFINQLREKIGVFFGSPETTAGGKALKFYASVRLDIRRIETLKDGTEAVGNRTRVKVVKNKMAPPFKQAEFDILYGVGISREGSLIDYGVDQGIVKKSGAWYTYDGDQLGQGKENARNFLLQNPDIAADIEQKILAKLGIGAAGAQAAPSNVESIEVKRRGA; translated from the coding sequence ATGCCCTCACCCGTAGACCGCGAGAAGGCCCTCGAAGCCGCACTCGCCCAGATCGATCGCCAGTTCGGCAAGGGGTCGGTGATGCGCCTCGGCAGCGAGGAGCGCGCCCCGGTCGAAGTCATTCCCACCGGCTCCGTCGCGCTCGATGTCGCGCTCGGCGTCGGCGGTCTTCCGCGAGGCCGCATCATCGAGATCTACGGCCCCGAGTCCTCGGGCAAGACCACGCTCACGCTGCACGCCATCGCGAACGCGCAGCGCGCGGGGGGCATCGCTGCGTTCGTCGATGCCGAGCACGCGCTCGACCCCGAGTACGCGAAGAAGCTCGGTGTCGACATCGATGCGCTGCTCGTCTCGCAGCCCGACACGGGTGAGCAGGCGCTCGAGATCGCCGACATGCTCGTGCGCTCGGGGTCGATCGACCTCATCGTCATCGACTCGGTCGCGGCCCTCGTGCCCCGCGCCGAGATCGAGGGCGAGATGGGCGACTCGCACGTCGGCCTCCAGGCCAGGCTCATGTCGCAGGCGCTGCGCAAGCTCACCGGCGGGCTCAACCAGACCAACACGACGATGATCTTCATCAACCAGCTCCGCGAGAAGATCGGCGTGTTCTTCGGCAGCCCCGAGACCACCGCCGGTGGCAAGGCGCTGAAGTTCTACGCGTCGGTGCGCCTCGACATCCGCCGAATCGAGACCCTGAAAGACGGCACCGAGGCGGTCGGCAACCGCACACGCGTCAAGGTCGTCAAGAACAAGATGGCGCCGCCCTTCAAGCAGGCCGAGTTCGACATCCTGTACGGCGTCGGCATCTCGCGCGAGGGTTCGCTCATCGACTACGGCGTCGACCAGGGCATCGTGAAGAAGTCGGGCGCCTGGTACACGTACGACGGCGACCAGCTCGGGCAGGGCAAAGAGAACGCGCGCAACTTCCTGCTGCAGAACCCCGACATCGCCGCCGACATCGAGCAGAAGATCCTTGCGAAGCTCGGCATCGGCGCTGCGGGTGCGCAGGCTGCTCCGTCGAACGTCGAGTCGATCGAGGTCAAGCGCCGCGGCGCTTGA
- a CDS encoding regulatory protein RecX → MSDASSNEHLASVSYLPWAVPGERPGAVAGRDDADALGELEASAPRDARHPVLRRGDTAGSRPRRGLALVEGAERDPRNDSEPETGAERDARIDRLVVSRLRRSSLSIAEVRDVLVEHGLDDVEVDEWIERYERLGYLDDARLAEQLVHVQATRRGRGSGAILSELTRRGLDPAVARAAVDELDPDAERAQAFEVAERRARQLRGLEPATAHRRLSAFLQRRGYPSDVVRDAVAKVLPAERS, encoded by the coding sequence ATGAGCGACGCGTCGTCGAACGAGCACCTCGCCTCGGTCTCGTACCTGCCGTGGGCGGTGCCGGGTGAGAGGCCCGGCGCCGTCGCCGGTCGCGACGACGCCGACGCGCTCGGCGAACTCGAGGCGTCTGCGCCGCGCGACGCGCGGCATCCGGTGCTTCGGCGCGGTGACACGGCCGGGTCGCGACCTCGTCGCGGCCTCGCTCTCGTCGAGGGCGCCGAACGCGATCCGCGCAACGACTCCGAACCCGAGACCGGCGCCGAACGAGACGCGCGCATCGACCGGCTGGTCGTGTCACGGTTGCGGCGTTCGTCGCTGTCCATAGCCGAGGTGCGCGACGTGCTCGTCGAGCACGGGCTCGACGACGTCGAGGTCGACGAGTGGATCGAGCGGTACGAGCGACTCGGGTATCTCGATGACGCGCGGCTGGCCGAGCAGCTCGTACACGTCCAGGCGACTCGGCGCGGTCGCGGCAGCGGCGCCATCCTGTCCGAGCTCACCCGCCGTGGCCTCGACCCGGCGGTCGCGCGAGCGGCGGTCGACGAGCTCGACCCCGATGCCGAGCGTGCGCAGGCGTTCGAGGTCGCCGAGCGGCGTGCGCGGCAGCTGCGTGGGCTCGAACCCGCCACGGCACACCGCCGGCTGTCGGCGTTCCTCCAGCGGCGAGGCTATCCATCCGACGTCGTGCGCGACGCCGTCGCGAAGGTGCTGCCCGCCGAACGCTCGTAG
- a CDS encoding class I SAM-dependent methyltransferase has translation MPQEHYFSPSPAAPESLRSIPVRLAGRDLEVVTAPAVFSPGHLDGGTAVLLDEVPDPPATGHLLDLGCGWGAIAMSLAITAPEATVWAVDVNDRALDLVRRNADRHGLSKVNAVRPDGVPDGVEFATIWSNPPIRVGKAVLHELMLTWLPRLQRGGTAWLVVQKNLGADSLQRWLAEQFADGYEVSRAATSKGFRVLRVDRA, from the coding sequence ATGCCCCAGGAGCACTACTTCTCGCCGAGCCCCGCTGCGCCCGAATCGCTGCGCAGCATCCCGGTCCGGCTCGCGGGGCGCGACCTGGAGGTCGTCACCGCGCCCGCGGTGTTCAGCCCCGGCCACCTCGATGGCGGCACCGCGGTGCTACTCGACGAGGTTCCCGACCCGCCCGCGACCGGGCACCTGCTCGACCTCGGCTGCGGGTGGGGCGCGATCGCGATGTCACTCGCGATCACCGCGCCCGAGGCGACGGTCTGGGCGGTCGACGTGAACGACCGGGCCCTCGACCTCGTGCGGCGCAACGCCGATCGTCACGGCCTGTCCAAGGTCAACGCGGTGCGACCCGACGGTGTTCCCGACGGCGTCGAGTTCGCGACAATCTGGTCGAACCCGCCGATCCGGGTCGGCAAGGCCGTCCTGCACGAGCTGATGCTCACCTGGCTGCCGCGCCTGCAGCGCGGTGGCACGGCGTGGCTCGTCGTGCAGAAGAACCTCGGCGCCGACTCGCTGCAGCGCTGGCTCGCCGAGCAGTTCGCCGACGGGTACGAGGTGTCGCGCGCGGCGACCTCGAAGGGGTTCCGGGTGCTGCGGGTCGACCGCGCGTGA
- the miaB gene encoding tRNA (N6-isopentenyl adenosine(37)-C2)-methylthiotransferase MiaB: MSTLREAPLAGAADFAPAEEAECSPRTYEVRTFGCQMNVHDSERLSGSLEAAGYVPANGVEPDVVVINTCAVRENADNKLYGNLGHLAGVKRRHAGMQIAVGGCLAQKDKNVILEKAPWVDVVFGTHNMGSLPSLLERARHNDEAQLEILDALEVFPSTLPTKRDSTYSGWVSISVGCNNTCTFCIVPSLRGKEKDRRPGDVLAEVQALVDDGAIEVTLLGQNVNSYGVEFGDRQAFGKLLRAVGQIDGLERIRFTSPHPAAFTDDVIDAMAETPNVMPQLHMPLQSGSDRILRAMRRSYRSEKFLGILDRVRAKIPHAAISTDIIVGFPGETEEDFQATLRVVEQARFASAFTFQYSIRPGTPAATMDEQVPKEVVQERYERLIALQERISWEENQRVVGRAVEVLVSTGEGKKDAETHRLSGRAEDSRLVHFEVPEGSAVPRPGDVVSVVVTQAAPFHLIADSVDGAPLAIRRTRAGDAWDRSQAESCGVPADPGASEAAVTGRVSLGLPSLRIGREPLVSPGVGTMPIYDPSDSQR, encoded by the coding sequence ATGAGCACCCTTCGAGAGGCTCCGCTCGCCGGGGCCGCCGACTTCGCGCCCGCCGAGGAGGCCGAGTGCAGCCCACGCACCTACGAGGTACGCACCTTCGGCTGCCAGATGAACGTGCACGACTCCGAGCGGCTCTCGGGCTCGCTCGAGGCCGCCGGGTATGTGCCGGCGAACGGCGTCGAGCCCGACGTGGTCGTCATCAACACGTGCGCCGTGCGCGAGAACGCCGACAACAAGCTCTACGGCAATCTCGGCCACCTCGCCGGGGTCAAGCGTCGGCACGCCGGCATGCAGATCGCCGTCGGCGGCTGCCTCGCCCAGAAGGACAAGAACGTCATCCTCGAGAAGGCGCCGTGGGTCGACGTCGTCTTCGGCACCCACAATATGGGCTCGCTGCCGAGCCTGCTCGAGCGCGCCCGGCACAACGACGAGGCGCAGCTCGAGATCCTCGACGCGCTCGAGGTGTTCCCCTCGACGCTGCCGACCAAGCGCGACTCCACCTACAGCGGCTGGGTCTCGATCTCGGTCGGCTGCAACAACACCTGCACGTTCTGCATCGTGCCGTCGCTGCGCGGCAAGGAGAAAGACCGCCGCCCCGGCGACGTCCTCGCCGAGGTGCAGGCGCTCGTCGACGACGGTGCGATCGAGGTGACACTGCTCGGCCAGAACGTGAACTCCTACGGCGTCGAGTTCGGCGACCGGCAGGCGTTCGGCAAGCTGCTGCGCGCTGTCGGCCAGATCGACGGCCTCGAGCGCATCCGGTTCACGAGCCCGCACCCGGCGGCCTTCACCGACGACGTCATCGACGCGATGGCCGAGACACCCAACGTCATGCCGCAGTTGCACATGCCGCTGCAGTCGGGCTCCGATCGCATCCTGAGGGCGATGCGCCGTTCGTACCGCTCCGAGAAGTTCCTCGGCATCCTCGATCGGGTGCGCGCGAAGATCCCGCACGCGGCGATCTCGACCGACATCATCGTCGGGTTCCCCGGCGAGACCGAGGAGGACTTCCAGGCGACGCTGCGCGTCGTCGAGCAGGCGCGGTTCGCGAGCGCGTTCACCTTCCAGTACTCGATCCGCCCGGGCACGCCCGCCGCGACGATGGACGAGCAGGTTCCGAAAGAGGTCGTGCAAGAGCGCTACGAACGACTCATCGCTCTGCAAGAGCGCATCAGCTGGGAAGAGAACCAGCGGGTCGTCGGCCGCGCGGTCGAGGTGCTCGTCTCGACGGGCGAGGGCAAGAAGGACGCTGAGACGCACCGCCTGAGCGGGCGCGCCGAAGACAGCCGGCTCGTGCATTTCGAGGTTCCCGAGGGCTCGGCGGTGCCGCGGCCCGGCGATGTCGTCTCGGTCGTCGTCACGCAGGCGGCGCCGTTCCATCTCATCGCCGACTCGGTCGACGGGGCGCCGCTGGCGATCCGTCGCACCCGTGCGGGCGACGCGTGGGATCGTTCGCAGGCCGAGAGCTGCGGGGTCCCCGCAGACCCGGGCGCGAGCGAGGCGGCCGTGACCGGGCGCGTGTCGCTCGGCCTGCCGTCGTTGCGCATCGGTCGTGAGCCGCTCGTCTCGCCCGGCGTCGGCACCATGCCGATCTACGACCCGAGCGACTCGCAGCGCTGA
- the dapF gene encoding diaminopimelate epimerase, whose product MSFDLAFTKGQGTGNDFVLVSDPDGDLDLTPTQIAAICDRRFGVGADGLIRAVRSRHLPEGAATLADDPRAVWFMDYWNADGSVSEMCGNGIRVFTAFLIDQALVELADDESIAIGTRAGVRRVRRAPGGFEADLGVWRLAEGEAAEPLVRAKSLPVARPGLGIDVGNPHVVVALADDDELAGLDLGYAPVLEPAPLAGANVEFVVPADPLVEDGVGRIRMRVHERGSGETLSCGTGAVASAVAVRYWAGAGAPDEWRVQVPGGVLGVRVTASDEGERVWLSGPAELVFDGVLALG is encoded by the coding sequence ATGTCCTTCGACCTCGCGTTCACGAAGGGGCAGGGCACCGGCAACGACTTCGTGCTGGTGAGCGACCCCGACGGCGACCTCGATCTCACCCCGACCCAGATCGCCGCGATCTGCGACCGGCGGTTCGGGGTGGGCGCCGACGGGCTGATCCGCGCCGTGCGTTCGCGGCACCTGCCCGAGGGCGCAGCGACGCTGGCCGACGACCCCCGCGCGGTGTGGTTCATGGACTACTGGAACGCCGACGGGTCGGTGTCCGAGATGTGCGGCAACGGCATCCGCGTGTTCACCGCGTTCCTCATCGACCAGGCGCTGGTCGAACTCGCCGACGACGAGTCGATCGCGATCGGCACTCGCGCCGGCGTCCGTCGCGTGCGGCGTGCTCCGGGCGGGTTCGAGGCCGACCTCGGCGTCTGGCGACTCGCCGAGGGCGAGGCGGCCGAGCCGCTCGTGCGTGCGAAGTCACTGCCCGTCGCGCGGCCCGGGCTCGGCATCGACGTGGGCAACCCGCACGTGGTGGTCGCCCTCGCCGATGATGACGAGCTCGCCGGACTCGACCTCGGGTACGCGCCGGTTCTCGAGCCCGCGCCGCTCGCCGGGGCGAACGTCGAGTTCGTGGTGCCCGCCGATCCGCTCGTCGAAGACGGCGTGGGTCGGATCCGGATGCGGGTCCACGAGCGCGGGTCGGGCGAGACGCTCTCGTGCGGCACGGGTGCCGTGGCATCCGCCGTCGCAGTGCGCTACTGGGCGGGCGCGGGCGCGCCAGATGAATGGCGCGTGCAGGTGCCGGGCGGCGTACTGGGCGTGCGCGTCACCGCCTCGGACGAGGGCGAGCGGGTGTGGCTGAGCGGCCCGGCTGAGCTCGTGTTCGACGGCGTGCTCGCGCTGGGCTGA
- the miaA gene encoding tRNA (adenosine(37)-N6)-dimethylallyltransferase MiaA translates to MTLIAIVGATGAGKSAFALDLAEAFARDGRPAEVVNADAMQLYRGMDIGTAKLAVDERRGIPHHLLDVLDVTEEASVARYQPAARDTIDAITARGAVALLVGGSGLYVSGVIHDFRFPGTDATIRARLERELAAQGPGLLHARLRAIDADTAAAVDAQNGRRIVRALEVIELTGEPKAARLPDEPVPWRPHRIVHLRADRATLVERLDRRVELMWRDGIVDEVRGLVSLGIEHGATARRAIGYQQALAQLDGAMTEADAIAETQQLTRVYARRQVSWFKRYVAAYVVDPDDRDARAAELARQVALG, encoded by the coding sequence GTGACCCTCATCGCGATCGTCGGTGCCACGGGCGCGGGCAAGTCGGCGTTCGCTCTCGATCTCGCCGAGGCGTTCGCCCGCGACGGCCGTCCGGCCGAGGTCGTGAACGCCGACGCGATGCAGCTCTACCGCGGCATGGACATCGGCACCGCGAAGCTCGCGGTCGACGAGCGTCGCGGTATCCCGCACCACCTGCTCGACGTGCTCGACGTGACCGAGGAGGCGTCGGTGGCGCGCTATCAGCCCGCCGCACGCGACACCATCGATGCGATCACCGCCCGTGGCGCGGTCGCGTTGCTGGTCGGCGGGTCGGGTCTGTACGTCTCGGGCGTGATCCACGATTTCCGGTTCCCGGGCACGGACGCCACGATCCGAGCGCGCCTCGAGCGCGAGCTCGCAGCGCAGGGCCCCGGCCTGCTGCACGCGCGGCTGCGAGCCATCGACGCCGACACCGCCGCCGCGGTCGACGCGCAGAACGGGCGTCGCATCGTGCGTGCGCTCGAGGTCATCGAGCTCACGGGCGAACCCAAGGCGGCCCGACTTCCCGATGAGCCCGTTCCGTGGCGGCCGCACCGCATCGTGCACCTGCGCGCCGACCGCGCGACCCTCGTCGAGCGCCTCGACCGCCGCGTCGAGCTCATGTGGCGCGACGGCATCGTCGACGAGGTCCGCGGTCTCGTGTCGCTCGGCATCGAACACGGTGCGACCGCGCGGCGGGCAATCGGCTACCAGCAGGCGCTCGCGCAGCTCGACGGTGCGATGACCGAGGCCGACGCGATTGCCGAGACCCAGCAGCTCACCCGGGTCTATGCCCGCAGGCAGGTGAGCTGGTTCAAGCGCTACGTCGCGGCATACGTCGTCGATCCCGACGATCGCGACGCGCGTGCGGCGGAGCTGGCCCGCCAGGTCGCGCTCGGGTAG
- a CDS encoding CinA family protein produces MSEARGEATGAVTAGDSAGRTGAVAAGDSVDPTARLVAESTRRGLRIAIAESLTGGALAAELVRIPGASKTLSGAVVAYDTAVKRSVLGVDGALLAREGAVHAEVASQMALGVARVLAVEGRPAELAIATTGVAGPDPQDGRPPGTVFIAVLAGGEVEVTALHLDGDRAAIRAATVRAAVAACLVALEKLPDRVAE; encoded by the coding sequence GTGAGCGAAGCGCGAGGCGAGGCGACCGGTGCCGTGACCGCGGGCGACTCGGCAGGCCGCACCGGTGCCGTGGCTGCGGGCGACTCGGTCGACCCCACCGCGCGCCTCGTCGCCGAGTCGACCCGACGAGGCCTTCGGATCGCGATCGCCGAGTCGCTCACCGGTGGGGCGCTGGCCGCGGAGCTCGTGCGGATCCCCGGGGCATCCAAGACGCTGTCGGGAGCCGTGGTCGCCTACGACACCGCCGTCAAGCGCTCGGTGCTCGGGGTCGACGGCGCGCTGCTCGCACGCGAGGGCGCCGTGCACGCCGAGGTCGCGAGCCAGATGGCGCTCGGCGTGGCCCGTGTGCTCGCCGTCGAGGGCCGCCCGGCCGAGCTCGCGATCGCGACGACGGGCGTCGCCGGGCCCGATCCCCAAGACGGTCGACCGCCCGGCACCGTCTTCATCGCCGTACTCGCCGGCGGCGAGGTGGAGGTGACGGCGCTGCACCTCGACGGCGACCGTGCCGCGATCCGAGCGGCGACGGTGCGGGCGGCGGTCGCAGCGTGCCTCGTTGCGCTCGAGAAGCTGCCCGATCGGGTCGCGGAATAG